One genomic segment of Suncus etruscus isolate mSunEtr1 chromosome 15, mSunEtr1.pri.cur, whole genome shotgun sequence includes these proteins:
- the RADIL gene encoding LOW QUALITY PROTEIN: ras-associating and dilute domain-containing protein (The sequence of the model RefSeq protein was modified relative to this genomic sequence to represent the inferred CDS: inserted 2 bases in 1 codon; deleted 3 bases in 2 codons; substituted 1 base at 1 genomic stop codon) yields MFYGTHFVMSPPSKRKLKAPEQLLSSMLSRTLSHRTRXAARDAGATDPTELSTQLSAPGVLKVFGDSVCSGAHYKSVLATGASSACELVKAALERYALSPEHADRFVLCDVVGQASGNGHQWRPEGFRVFGDTRNPLLVQEPVGSLGKGLARRFELRRRADVEELAARDVDTMTAGINAQARRLQRVRAKGTPALASGGTRSPPLPRLRRTVSETSLSPAPVLSDTAQGPEEPGRDALKGRLEECPHLLLLQGYNPQHDSLVYVLSRERHTVGQRTPSSKPSISLSAPDILPLHCTLRRLAPAGDPGPRLVLEPIPGAPVSVNFSEVGGRAVPLRHGDLLSLGLYYLLLVKDPGQAQPLPGPALARLRAATAPAPLGCRLCGAALRAPAGPSRGSRPLQLEFEPDVEDALLGRILTLVEPGGADHPLTPAFLLCLCVRHSATRQPPGAFGPLLLKIARAIQDTVWEKAKELAEKQALLPEPVSPTSVSMAGLAPDLQHLLFWMANTVELLYFAQQQCPCYMQSLEEELDVTGSKESLFSCALTASEEAMAVLEEVVLYVFQQCVYYVSKSLYGCLPGLLEGPPFQTEPRGSRCSAPQLPEELRRVVAIYQATQELLGELQVHPEMAAQLLSYLLFFSGTMLLNQLLDKGPSLSCFHWPRSVXAGARLQQLLEWTQGAGCGEAAEGFFRKLCCTLDLLATPSAQLIQMSWADLRAAFPALSAPQLHRLLTQYQLASAMGPMSAWEPGAPDNADALQSEDVLESYEHPPPIVLPSSGFQVDLDAVVTDERLSRHLLALRRFLRGLRNQAPEDTEASPHPSPEGPPPPTAAPVAPPGRSSSSSREGPAASASTTDSSCLLTPPSTPLGLELQALDWPGPGGPCGKALLDSLRDGPWGDNAPGDDEPMVPPCGPSCGPVFRVELERGPCGLGMGLIDGLHTPLGVPGLYIQTLLPGSPAAADGRLSLGDRILEVNGSSLIGVSYLRAVDLIRHGEKKMRFLVAKSDVDTAQRIRFCTPPS; encoded by the exons ATGTTCTACGGGACCCACTTTGTCATGTCACCA CCATCCAAGCGGAAGCTGAAGGCGCCAGAGCAGCTGCTGAGTTCCATGCTGTCCAGGACACTGAGCCACAGGACCCG GGCAGCCCGTGACGCTGGGGCGACTGACCCCACTGAGCTTTCCACGCAGCTATCGGCGCCTGGGGTGCTGAAAGTGTTCGGGGATAGCGTGTGCTCGGGTGCCCACTATAAGAGTGTCCTGGCCACAGGCGCATCGAGTGCCTGTGAGCTGGTGAAGGCTGCGCTGGAGCGCTATGCACTGAGCCCTGAGCACGCTGACCGCTTCGTGCTCTGCGACGTGGTGGGCCAGGCCAGTGGCAATGGGCACCAGTGGCGGCCTGAGGGCTTCCGCGTGTTTGGGGAC ACGAGAAACCCCCTCCTGGTGCAGGAGCCTGTGGGAAGCCTCGGGAAGGGACTGGCCCGGAGGTTTGAGCTGCGCCGGCGGGCTGATGTGGAGGAGCTGGCAGCCCGCGATGTGGACACTATGACTGCAG GCATCAACGCCCAGGCTCGAAGGCTGCAGCGGGTCCGTGCCAAGGGAACCCCGGCCCTAGCCTCGGGGGGAACCCGGAGCCCCCCACTACCCCGGCTGCGCCGCACGGTCAGTGAGACCAGCCTGAGCCCGGCCCCAGTCCTGTCGGACACTGCCCAGGGCCCCGAGGAACCGGGCAGGGACGCCCTGAAGGGCCGCTTGGAAGAGTGTCCGCACCTGCTGCTCCTGCAAGGCTACAACCCCCAGCAT GACAGCCTGGTGTACGTGCTGAGCCGGGAGCGCCACACCGTGGGCCAGCGCACGCCGTCCAGCAAGCCAAGCATCAGCCTGTCCGCGCCCGACATCCTGCCGCTGCACTGCACCCTGCGCCGCCTCGCGCCCGCTGGGGATCCCGGGCCCCGCCTGGTCCTGGAGCCCATCCCCGGGGCACCGGTGTCGGTCAACTTCTCGGAGGTGGGGGGCCGCGCCGTGCCGCTGCGCCACGGGGACCTGCTGTCGCTGGGCCTCTACTACCTGCTGCTGGTCAAGGACCCCGGGCAGGCGCAACCGCTGCCGGGTCCAGCCCTGGCCCGCCTGCGCGCTGCCACCGCGCCCGCGCCCCTGGGCTGCCGCCTGTGCGGGGCGGCGCTGCGGGCTCCCGCTGGCCCTTCGCGGGGTTCGCGGCCGCTGCAGTTGGAGTTCGAGCCCGATGTGGAGGACGCGCTACTGGGGCGCATCCTGACGCTAGTGGAGCCCGGCGGCGCCGACCACCCGCTGACCCCCGCCTTCCTGCTGTGCCTGTGCGTTAGGCACTCGGCCACCCGCCAGCCTCCAGGCGCCTTTGGGCCGCTGCTGCTCAAGATCGCCCGGGCCATCCAGGACACCGTCTGG GAGAAGGCCAAGGAACTGGCAGAGAAGCAGGCGCTACT CCCAGAGCCCGTGTCTCCGACCAGCGTGTCCATGGCTGGCCTGGCTCCTGACCTGCAGCATCTCCTTTTCTGGATGGCCAACACCGTGGAGCTGCTTTACTTCGCGCAGCAGCAGTGCCCGTGTTACATGCAGAGCTTGGAGGAGGAGCTGGACGTCACAG GCTCCAAGGAGTCGCTGTTCTCCTGTGCACTGACTGCCAGCGAGGAGGCCATGGCAGTGCTAGAGGAGGTGGTGCTGTACGTCTTCCAGCAGTGTGTGTACTACGTGTCCAAG TCCCTATATGGTTGCCTGCCGGGCCTGCTTGAGGGGCCCCCTTTCCAGACAGAGCCTCGGGGCAGCCGATGCTCAGCCCCACAGCTGCCAGAGGAGTTGCGCCGCGTCGTGGCCATCTACCAGGCCACCCAGGAGTTGCTGGGGGAGCTGCAGGTGCACCCCGAGATGGCAGCACAGCTGTTATCCTACCTGCTTTTCTTCTCGGGCACGATGCTGCTCAACCAGCTGCTGGACAAAG GTCCTTCTTTGAGCTGCTTCCACTGGCCACGCAGTGTCTAGGCCGGTGCCCGCCTGCAGCAGCTGCTGGAGTGGACACAGGGCGCTGGCTGTGGGGAGGCTGCTGAGGGCTTCTTCAGGAAGCTTTGCTGCACGCTTGATCTGCTGGCCACGCCCAGCGCCCAACTCATCCAG ATGAGCTGGGCCGACTTGCGTGCTGCCTTCCCGGCCCTGAGCGCCCCGCAACTGCACCGCCTGCTGACACAGTACCAGCTGGCCTCGGCCATGGGCCCCATGAGTGCCTGGGAGCCAGGTGCCCCCGACAACGCTGATGCCCTGCAATCAG AAGATGTCCTGGAGTCCTACGAGCACCCGCCGCCCATCGTCCTGCCCAGCAGCGGCTTCCAGGTGGACCTGGATGCCGTGGTCACCGATGAGCGCCTGTCGCGCCACCTGCTCGCCCTGCGTCGCTTCCTGCGGGGCCTTCGAAACCAGGCCCCGGAGGACACAGAG GCCTCGCCGCACCCAAGCCCCGAGGGGCCCCCTCCGCCCACTGCGGCTCCCGTGGCCCCTCCTGgtcgcagcagcagcagcagccgtgAAGGCCCTGCGGCCAGCGCCTCCACCACCGACTCCTCATGCCTGCTCACACCGCCCAGCACTCCGCTGGGCCTGGAGCTGCAGGCCCTTGACTGGCCAGGTCCTGGTGGCCCCTGTGGGAAGGCACTGCTGGACAGCCTGAGGGATGGCCCCTGGG GAGACAATGCCCCTGGAGATGATGAGCCCATGGTACCCCCCTGTGGCCCTAGCTGTGGCCCTGTGTTCCGGGTGGAGCTGGAGCGCGGCCCTTGTGGGCTGGGGATGGGCCTCATTGATGGGCTG CACACGCCCCTGGGCGTCCCCGGACTCTACATCCAGACCCTGCTGCCTGGCAGCCCCGCAGCTGCTGACGGACGCCTCTCACTGGGGGACCGGATCCTGGAGGTGAATGGCAGCAGCCTGATAGGAGTCAGCTACCTGAG GGCGGTGGATCTGATCCGACACGGGGAGAAGAAGATGCGGTTCCTGGTGGCCAAGTCTGACGTGGACACAGCTCAGCGGATCCGCTTTTGCACACCCCCTTCCTAG
- the PAPOLB gene encoding LOW QUALITY PROTEIN: poly(A) polymerase beta (The sequence of the model RefSeq protein was modified relative to this genomic sequence to represent the inferred CDS: deleted 3 bases in 3 codons; substituted 2 bases at 2 genomic stop codons), translating into MSLDGPDDSPRQSPQRPHPIISRLNAWEQGLKMLRSGWEIYQDKRKSAPSVRMPHLARASVLAPKPRLASPRLASSSAGPDRKCLKRRGAVLERVGAGHVRTPAPPASVDHGLGQRPAGEWRRRRGPGPLARRCLAASNDCRFRPKHYGISCPISVAAPRDNDCILTQKLIETLTPFGVFEEEEELQRRTLILEKLNALVKEWIREISESKSLPQAVLENVGGKIFTFGRYRLGVHTKGPDIDALCVAPRHVDRERLFTSFXXEAELHHEVRDLRAVEEAFVPVIKLCFDGIEIDILFARLALQTIPEDLDLRDDSLLKNLDIRCIRSLNGCRVTDEILHLVPNIENFRLTLRAIKLWAKCHNIYSNILGFLGGVSWAMLVARTCQLYPNAVASTLVRKFFLVFSEWEWPNPVLLKEPEERNLNLPVWDPRVNPSDRYHLMPIITPAYPQQNSTYNVSVSTRMIMIEEFKQGLAITHEILLCKAEWSKLFEAPSFFQKYKHYIVLLASAPTEKQHLEWVGLVESKIRILVGSLEKNEFITLAHVNPQSFPAPKEESPDKEEFRTMWVIGLVLKKPENSEVLSIDLTYDIQAFTDTVYRQAINSKMFEMDMKIAALHLRRKELHQLLPNHVLPRKKTLTGGVHLTALADSDLDLPVTGEDSSAIALPACALKMGPGSDSPQGRNSPAPAVAVAPVNQGQATEVALQQPTSPSESSGAATGENLPPLAAYPATKSTVPIVVSSACLVNHPPMSVGSAATSIGNPIVGVEELSPAHKATIQPPPPTLWASQETPSTADLSSVPAFPANPIPVIKNLIKAD; encoded by the exons ATGTCCCTGGATGGGCCTGATGACTCCCCTAGGCAGAGTCCTCAGAGACCACACCCTATTATCTCCAGATTGAATGCCTGGGAGCAGGGCCTGAAGATGCTCAGGAGTGGCTGGGAGATCTATCAGGACAAGAGGAAAAG CGCGCCGTCCGTCCGCATGCCGCACCTCGCTCGTGCGTCAGTGCTCGCGCCCaagcctcgcctcgcctcgcctcgcctcgcctcctcCTCCGCAG GGCCGGACCGAAAGTGCTTGAAGCGGCGGGGAGCAGTGCTGGAGCGGGTCGGAGCCGGGCACGTGAGGACACCCGCGCCTCCCGCCTCCGTGGATCATGGACTCGGGCAGCGGCCGGCTGGAgagtggcggcggcggcgggggccggGGCCTTTGGCCCGGCGGTGCCTGGCTGCTAGTAACGATTGCCGTTTCCGG CCCAAGCACTACGGCATCTCCTGCCCCATCAGCGTGGCGGCCCCCCGCGACAACGACTGCATCCTCACCCAGAAGCTGATTGAAACCCTGACGCCTTTCGGGGTGTTcgaggaggaagaggagctgCAGCGCCGGACTCTGATTTTGGAGAAGCTGAATGCCCTGGTCAAGGAATGGATCCGAGAGATCAGCGAGAGCAAGAGCCTGCCGCAGGCGGTTTTGGAAAACGTGGGTGGGAAGATCTTCACCTTCGGTCGCTACCGGTTAGGGGTCCAC ACCAAGGGGCCGGACATCGATGCTCTGTGCGTGGCACCCCGCCACGTGGACCGG GAGCGACTTTTCACCTCCTTCTAATGAGAAGCTGAGCTGCACCACGAAGTGAGGGACCTCCGGGCCGTGGAGGAGGCCTTTGTGCCGGTGATCAAACTCTGCTTCGATGGCATCGAGATCGACATCCTGTTCGCCAGGCTGGCCCTGCAGACAATCCCAGAAGACCTGGACCTGAGAGACGACAGCCTGCTGAAGAACCTAGACATCAGGTGCATCAGAAGCCTGAACGGCTGCCGTGTGACCGACGAGATCCTGCACCTCGTTCCCAACATTGAAAACTTTCGGCTTACTCTGCGCGCCATCAAACTGTGGGCCAAGTGCCACAATATCTACTCCAACATCTTGGGCTTCTTGGGAGGCGTTTCCTGGGCCATGCTGGTGGCAAGAACCTGCCAGCTCTACCCTAATGCCGTGGCCTCCACGCTGGTTCGCAAATTTTTCCTGGTGTTCTCCGAGTGGGAGTGGCCAAACCCGGTGCTGCTGAAAGAGCCTGAAGAACGCAACCTCAACCTGCCGGTGTGGGACCCCCGGGTAAACCCCAGTGacaggtaccatctcatgcccaTCATCACGCCAGCCTACCCCCAGCAGAACTCCACGTACAACGTGTCTGTCTCCACGCGGATGATCATGATTGAGGAGTTTAAGCAAGGACTTGCCATCACCCACGAGATCTTGCTGTGTAAGGCCGAGTGGTCCAAGCTCTTTGAAGCTCCAAGCTTCTTCCAGAAGTACAAGCACTATATTGTCCTTCTAGCCAGTGCCCCAACCGAGAAGCAGCATTTAGAGTGGGTGGGCTTAGTGGAGTCCAAAATCCGAATCCTGGTGGGCAGCTTGGAGAAGAACGAGTTCATCACGCTGGCGCACGTGAACCCACAGTCGTTCCCAGCTCCCAAAGAAGAAAGTCCCGACAAGGAAGAGTTCCGTACCATGTGGGTGATAGGGCTAGTGTTAAAGAAGCCCGAAAACTCAGAAGTCCTCAGTATTGACCTCACCTATGATATCCAGGCGTTTACAGATACAGTTTATAGGCAGGCGATAAACAGTAAGATGTTTGAGATGGACATGAAAATCGCCGCGTTGCATTTGAGAAGAAAGGAACTGCACCAGCTTCTGCCCAATCATGTGCTTCCACGGAAGAAAACTCTCACGGGTGGCGTTCACTTGACGGCCCTGGCTGACAGTGACCTCGACCTTCCTGTCACTGGTGAAGACAGCTCGGCAATAGCCCTCCCTGCCTGTGCCTTGAAGATGGGGCCTGGGTCTGACAGCCCGCAGGGCAGGAACAGCCCTGCCCCTGCTGTCGCGGTAGCCCCTGTGAACCAGGGCCAAGCTACTGAAGTTGCCTTGCAACAACCAACTAGTCCTAGCGAAAGCTCGGGGGCTGCTACTGGTGAGAACCTACCTCCACTGGCTGCTTACCCAGCGACCAAATCCACGGTCCCCATAGTTGTTTCTTCTGCATGCTTGGTGAACCATCCACCCATGTCCGTGGGAAGCGCAGCCACAAGCATAGGGAACCCGATAGTAGGTGT AGAGGAGCTCAGTCCAGCTCACAAAGCAACTATTCAGCCCCCGCCCCCCACTCTTTGGGCCTCGCAGGAGACACCCTCAACTGCAGACCTT TCGAGTGTCCCTGCTTTCCCTGCAAATCCTATTCCTGTTATCAAGAATTTAATAAAAGCAGATTGA
- the AP5Z1 gene encoding AP-5 complex subunit zeta-1: MFSAGAESLLQQARGIQAEELGRFCERIMKQLRNEDWGTETLDSLRRLFLIVSATKYARKLPEPCLDLLQAALLSPTCPEHLQLICTAILREMSPMDCLGQGLFGDHIQSTRHLSLAASVLLAQGDRRDEIRSVGQRVVQCLGGRHPEGAGPGQLLPLVAKVTSLAPSSLHEDQTNLLHKRLGDWLRYASVQQATAPSSGGFFTPRTRQPGPLTEVDGAIAADFFTVLCSGQRFTEDQWRNVQAFSMLRTWLQHSGPGGSGGPDADDRSDLEGSTLSVLSAAPSVGGPLAPRERLREKAFEYCQRLVEQSGRRALRKADSDLQKACLVEAVLLLDRLCSEDPSFLYRSLACLRALQGRLCGDSAFARALLPVAQFYLNHGEAAAVDAEAVWQVLLSRLPAELFHDLALAFELARFCRDGARLRASCLDRLRLHFPNLLKLLAWNCPPLVAEFMELLPLLVDTDTALEMFHALLDLPCLTAALSLQLRSLLPPTSERPPWDSSLKVPGCLEAFRDPKFRSLFQYLLRPKAGGILERSAPLHQLLQPMASAARVLQCTQAVPTLLRGFFSAMNQIADETLSRQLVLALLERSDSLFPVPGYEAEVHRVLGPQLLALFRLWPSMVLELAKELLEFVSSGVGSRGSLLICVVWAIGECVSVSGDRHCTVEHVNQFFEALEALLFELTQSRPWAMPPQCPPQVVTTLMTALTKLASRSQDLIPRASLLLSKTRALAPSAGLGEPDMEAMGTRATELLNLLKMPSVAQFVLTPSGDVAAARYHRDTNTALPLALDTVRQLLDREVGAGGDHGEGPQG, encoded by the exons CAGTTAATCTGTACTGCCATCTTGCGGGAGATGTCACCCATGGACTGCCTGGGCCAGGGactgtttggggaccacatccaaaGCACTCGACACCTGAGTCTCGCCGCCTCTGTGCTCCTGGCCCAG GGTGACAGGAGGGATGAGATCCGCAGTGTGGGCCAACGCGTCGTGCAGTGCCTGGGGGGTCGGCACCCTGAGGGGGCAGGCCCAGGCCAGCTGCTCCCACTTGTGGCCAAGGTCACCAGCCTGGCCCCGAGCAGCCTCCATGAAG ACCAGACCAACCTGCTCCACAAGCGTCTGGGGGACTGGCTGCGCTATGCTAGCGTGCAGCAGGCTACAGCCCCCTCTTCAGGGGGTTTCTTCACGCCCAGGACTCGGCAG CCCGGCCCACTCACTGAAGTGGATGGAGCAATAGCTGCTGACTTCTTCACGGTGCTGTGCTCCGGCCAGCGCTTCACAGAGGACCAGTGGCGGAACGTGCAGGCCTTCTCCATGCTGCGCACCTGGCTGCAGCACAGTGGCCCAGGGGGCTCTGGGGGCCCTGACGCAG ATGACAGATCTGATCTGGAAGGTTCCACACTGTCGGTGCTCTCAGCTGCCCCCTCTGTGGGTGGCCCACTGGCCCCCAGGGAGAGGCTGCGAGAAAAGGCCTTTGAGTACTGCCAGCGCCTGGTGGAGCAGAGTGGCCGGC GGGCCCTGCGTAAGGCCGACTCGGATCTGCAGAAAGCT TGCCTAGTGGAAGCCGTGCTGCTGCTGGACCGTCTCTGCAGCGAGGATCCCTCCTTCCTCTACCGAAGCCTCGCCTGCCTGAGGGCCCTGCAGGGACGGCTGTGTGGAGATTCCGCCTTTGCGCGGGCGCTGCTGCCCGTAGCCCAATTCTACCTCAACCACG GAGAGGCGGCAGCCGTGGATGCTGAGGCCGTGTGGCAGGTCCTACTGTCCAGGCTCCCGGCTGAGCTATTCCACGACCTGGCACTGGCCTTCGAACTTGCCCGCTTTTGCAGGGATGGCGCCCGGCTCCGTGCCAGCTGCCTGGACCGCCTGCGCCTCCACTTCCCCAACCTCCTCAAG CTCCTGGCCTGGAACTGTCCCCCGCTTGTGGCTGAGTTCATGGAGTTGCTCCCATTGCTGGTGGACACGGACACAGCCCTAGAGATGTTCCATGCACTGCTGGACTTGCCTTGTCTCACAGCGGCCCTGAGCCTGCAGCTCCG GTCACTGCTGCCCCCTACATCTGAGCGGCCACCCTGGGACTCCTCCCTTAAGGTCCCTGGCTGCCTGGAGGCCTTCCGAGACCCAAAGTTCCGGTCTCTCTTCCAGTACCTGCTGCGTCCCAAGGCTGGGGGCATCCTGGAGAG GTCGGCACCACTGCACCAGTTGCTGCAACCCATGGCCAGTGCGGCTCGCGTGCTGCAGTGCACCCAGGCTGTGCCCACACTGCTCCGGGGCTTCTTCTCAGCCATGAACCAA ATTGCTGACGAGACCTTGAGTCGCCAGCTGGTGCTAGCACTGCTAGAGAGAAGCGATTCACTGTTCCCAGTCCCAGGATATGAGGCTGAAGTGCACAG GGTCCTGGGCCCACAGCTGCTGGCTCTGTTCCGGCTGTGGCCCTCGATGGTGCTCGAACTGGCCAAGGAGCTGCTAGAGTTTGTGAGCAGTGGTGTAGGCAGCCGGGGGAGCCTGCTCATCTGTGTG GTGTGGGCGATCGGCGAGTGCGTGTCTGTGTCCGGGGATCGGCACTGCACCGTGGAGCATGTGAACCAGTTTTTTGAGGCACTCGAGGCACTGCTGTTCGAGCTTACACAGTCCAGACCCTGGGCCATGCCCCCACAGTGTCCCCCACAGGTCGTCACCACGCTCATGACGGCACTCACCAAGTTGGCATCCAGGAGCCAAGATCTCATCCCCAG GGCCTCGCTGCTGCTGTCCAAGACCAGGGCCCTAGCCCCAAGTGCTGGGCTGGGGGAGCCGGACATGGAAGCCATGGGCACACGGGCCACAGAGCTGCTGAACCTCCTAAAGATGCCTAGTGTGGCCCAGTTCGTTCTCACGCCCAGTGGCGATGTGGCCGCAGCCCGCTACCACCGTGACACCAACACAGCACTGCCACTGGCACTGGACACGGTCCGCCAGTTGCTAGACAGGGAGGTGGGTGCTGGAGGGGACCATGGGGAGGGCCCACAGGGATGA